A genomic window from Cucumis melo cultivar AY chromosome 8, USDA_Cmelo_AY_1.0, whole genome shotgun sequence includes:
- the LOC103484255 gene encoding uncharacterized protein At4g19900 isoform X1, which translates to MLRNLHTRRRGSYGACFCAFAAALLLLFSVSLLYTRLSRSQSHTYSHHMYPKSLGNILVSDSDDDSDIVLGTTTTDEDKIDELDFVDEDLQSRASGDEDLGEDEDQSDQVRVSGFYFDHVSGAIRKVFDNKRSIEDWSDDTSGFPIGLGEVDRSKSAFGSDDVPVDEEVRRKASEMTGIEDALLLKVVGRVSPLRDGWGDWFDKKGDFLRRDRMFKSNWEVLNPLNNPLLQDPDGLGVPSLTRGDRIVQKWWIYEFKRAPFLVNKPVGVTRKVFNTEVENGGMHASIKKSGSLSGQTDINLMDNGKKTVNEIGTSDEHAGNNLSRKKVINFDKDSSSRFSGYRTSISRSTKNEKSGDRSTEKADVGDKPVLTKGAGFKPRAVPHTLTSIYADGKRWGYYPGLHPHLSFSRFMDAFFKKNKCEIRVFMVWNSPPWMFGVRHQRGLESVFLHHQNACVVIFSETIELDFFKDNFVKNGYKVAVAMPNLDELLKDTPTHKFASIWFEWKKTKFYSTHYSELVRLAALYKYGGIYLDSDIVVLKPLSSLHNSVGMEDQLAGSSLNGAVMAFRSHSPFIMECMKEYYSTYDDRSFRWNGAELLTRVAKRFSSEVPAEQFELTVQPSFAFFPIASQNITRYFVAPASATEKAEHECLLKKILEESVTFHFWNSLTYSLIPESESLVSRLLQHTCIKCFDVL; encoded by the exons ATGCTGCGGAACCTTCATACACGGCGTCGCGGTTCCTATGGCGCCTGCTTTTGCGCCTTCGCCGCCGCTTTGCTGCTTCTATTTTCAGTCTCCCTTCTGTACACTCGCCTCTCTCGCTCTCAGTCACACACTTACTCTCATCACATGTATCCTAAATCTCTAGGCAACATTCTCGTTTCTGATTCAGATGATGATAGCGACATTGTTTTGGGCACTACTACCACCGACGAGGACAAGATCGATGAGCTCGATTTTGTGGATGAGGACCTCCAATCTAGGGCTTCTGGCGATGAGGATTTGGGAGAGGATGAAGATCAATCTGATCAGGTCAGGGTTTCTGGATTTTATTTTGACCATGTTAGTGGGGCTATTAGGAAGGTTTTTGATAACAAACGTTCCATCGAAGATTGGTCTGATGACACTTCTGGTTTTCCTATCGGCTTAGGTGAAGTGGATCGCAGTAAATCTGCGTTTGGCTCTGATGATGTACCGGTTGATGAAGAGGTGAGGAGGAAAGCAAGTGAAATGACTGGGATAGAGGACGCGCTTTTGTTAAAGGTGGTTGGAAGAGTTTCGCCCTTAAGAGATGGGTGGGGAGACTGGTTTGATAAGAAGGGCGATTTCTTGCGGAGGGATAGGATGTTTAAGTCCAACTGGGAAGTCCTCAATCCGCTGAACAATCCCCTTTTGCAAGATCCGGATGGTCTGGGTGTGCCCTCTCTAACGAGAGGTGATCGAATTGTTCAGAAATGGTGGATCTACGAATTTAAAAGAGCTCCGTTTCTTGTTAACAAGCCAGTGGGTGTTACACGGAAGGTCTTTAATACGGAAGTAGAAAATGGAGGTATGCATGCAAGCATCAAGAAGAGCGGGAGCCTAAGTGGTCAGACTGATATAAACTTAATGGACAATGGTAAGAAAACTGTAAACGAGATCGGGACTTCAGATGAACACGCCGGAAATAACCTCTCGAGGAAGAAAGTTATCAATTTTGATAAAGATTCGAGTTCACGTTTCAGTGGCTATAGAACTTCTATATCTAGGAGTACTAAGAACGAGAAGAGTGGGGACAGAAGCACAGAAAAAGCTGATGTAGGGGATAAACCGGTTCTTACTAAGGGTGCAGGATTTAAACCAAGGGCTGTGCCTCATACTTTGACTAGTATATATGCAGACGGCAAGCGCTGGGGTTATTATCCTGGCCTACATCCGCATCTGtcattttctcgttttatggatgcattcttcaagaaaaataaatgcgaAATTAGAGTTTTTATGGTTTGGAACTCACCTCCTTGGATGTTCGGGGTTCGGCATCAACGTGGGCTAGAGAGCGTGTTCTTGCATCATCAAAATGCATGTGTTGTTATTTTCTCGGAGACAATTGAGCTTGATTTCTTCAAAGATAACTTTGTGAAAAATGG TTACAAAGTTGCGGTTGCTATGCCAAATCTTGATGAATTACTGAAGGATACACCAACCCATAAATTTGCTTCCATCTGGTTCGAATGGAAAAAGACGAAATTCTATTCTACTCACTACAGTGAGCTTGTTCGTTTGGCTGCTTTATACAA GTATGGTGGAATCTATCTTGATTCTGACATTGTAGTCTTGAAACCTCTATCCTCGCTTCACAATTCTGTTGGGATGGAGGATCAGCTTGCTGGAAGTTCTTTGAACGGGGCAGTCATGGCATTTAGAAGCCACAG CCCCTTTATAATGGAGTGTATGAAAGAATACTACTCGACTTATGATGATAGAAGCTTTAGATGGAATGGGGCTGAGCTGTTGACAAGAGTTGCAAAGAGGTTTTCCAGCGAAGTGCCTGCAGAACAGTTTGAGTTGACTGTGCAGCCATCCTTTGCATTTTTTCCCATCGCTTCACAAAATATCACTAG ATACTTTGTAGCACCAGCGAGTGCAACGGAAAAAGCTGAACATGAGTGCTTACTGAAGAAAATCTTGGAAGAGTCGGTGACATTTCATTTCTGGAACAGCCTGACATATTCACTCATTCCCGAGTCCGAGAGCCTTGTGAGCAGACTCCTCCAACATACTTGTATCAAATGTTTCGATGTATTGTGA
- the LOC103484253 gene encoding DNA polymerase eta codes for MPIAKPESSDVRIIAHVDMDCFYVQVEQRKQPYLRGLPTAVVQYNSWKGGGLIAVGYEARKFGVKRSMRGDEAKKVCPQIQLIQVPVAHGKADLKTYRDAGSEVVRVLSKKGRCERASIDEVYLDLTDAAEAMLVETPPESMEAIDVEALKSHVLGLDQEEQSDSQECVRNWLTKLDSDYRDKLLACGTLIVAELRMQVLKETEFTCSAGIAHNKMLAKLASAMNKPAQQTVVPLSCVKGLLDSLPIKKMKQLGGKLGSSLESDLGVNTVGDLLKFPEQKLQERYGINTGTWLWNIARGISGEEVQCRLLPKSHGSGKSFPGPQALRTIASVQHWLTELSEELSERLSSDLDQNRRMAHTLTFHASAYRLSDSDSRKKFPSKSCPLRYGAAKIQEDALNLFKAGLRDYLGSYRANILGDSNNEWRITSLSVSASKIMTIPSGTCSITKYLHVQHSSGTSSEQPQDNDIQETALNSGYTNYSVMDSNEAHDECTGEEMKIEDEHDHLGCTDYSMDLCEALDKSTGEEKEEKATDRCNLVEEEGERGSWKDEVVDSFCSSKELEKDDAILETTPLPVVAVSKFHSGSNESESQIIPLEEQKSKNPRITSPLCMKRNKSKDKGTASILRFFKPDLSSTSSNQEVAGSMQVNSPSADGHSSELRLSDHGAQGGEIWNYKVDEIDISVIEELPPEIQKELWSWLRPHKRSNTANRGSTIARYFLPYKSS; via the exons ATGCCGATAGCGAAGCCGGAATCGTCAGATGTCAGAATCATCGCTCACGTAGATATGGACTGCTTCTACGTTCAAG TTGAGCAACGGAAGCAGCCATACTTAAGGGGCTTACCTACTGCTGTGGTTCAATATAACTCATGGAAAGGTGGTGGCTTGATTGCTGTTGGCTACGAGGCACGCAAGTTTGGTGTGAAGAG ATCAATGCGAGGTGATGAGGCAAAGAAAGTCTGCCCTCAAATTCAGCTAATTCAGGTTCCTGTGGCGCATGGTAAAGCAGACCTGAAGACATATCGGGATGCAGGTTCAGAG GTTGTTCGTGTTCTTTCAAAGAAGGGAAGGTGTGAGAGAGCATCAATTGATGAAGTATATCTTGACCTTACTGATGCTGCTGAAGCAATGTTAGTTGAAACTCCTCCAGAGAGCATGGAGGCTATTGATGTCGAGGCTCTTAAATCACATGTCTTAGGTCTTGATCAAGAG GAACAAAGTGATAGCCAAGAATGTGTTAGGAATTGGCTTACAAAGCTTGATTCAGATTATCGTGATAAGCTGTTGGCCTGTGGAACTCTCATTGTTGCTGAATTAAGGATGCAAGTGTTGAAAGAGACCGAGTTTACTTGTTCTGCTGGAATTGCTCATAATAAG ATGCTGGCAAAACTTGCGAGTGCAATGAATAAACCTGCCCAACAAACTGTTGTACCCCTCTCCTGTGTGAAAGGATTGCTTGATTCGCtgccaataaaaaaaat GAAACAACTAGGTGGAAAGCTTGGGAGTTCTTTAGAAAGTGACCTTGGTGTGAACACTGTTGGAGATCTATTGAAATTTCCAGAGCAGAAGCTACAAGAACGTTATGGCATCAATACTGG TACTTGGTTATGGAATATTGCTAGAGGAATCAGTGGGGAAGAAGTACAATGTCGCCTTCTTCCCAAAAGCCATGGTTCTGGGAAGAGTTTTCCTGGGCCCCAAGCTCTGAGGACTATTGCTTCA GTTCAGCACTGGCTAACTGAACTTTCTGAAGAACTGAGTGAGCGTCTTAGTTCTGATTTAGATCAGAATAGGCGGATGGCTCACACCCTTACATTTCATGCTTCTGCATACAGG TTGAGTGACTCAGATTCACGTAAAAAGTTCCCATCCAAGTCTTGTCCCTTGAGATATGGTGCTGCTAAAATTCAGGAGGATGCACTAAACTTATTTAAGGCTGGACTGCGGGATTATTTAGGTTCTTACAGAGCTAACATCCTGGGAGATTCAAACAATGAATGGAGAATAACTTCTCTTTCTGTCTCAGCAAGTAAAATTATGACCATACCATCT GGAACTTGTTCAATTACAAAATACCTGCATGTCCAGCATTCATCTGGCACGTCATCTGAGCAACCCCAGGataatgatattcaagaaactGCTTTAAATTCAG GTTATACGAATTATTCAGTGATGGATTCAAATGAAGCTCATGATGAATGTACGGGAGAAGAAATGAAGATTGAGGACGAGCATGATCATTTAGGTTGTACAGATTATTCAATGGACTTGTGTGAGGCTCTTGATAAATCCACtggagaagaaaaagaggagAAGGCTACAGATAGATGCAATTTGGTTGAAGAGGAGGGTGAAAGGGGTTCATGGAAAGATGAAGTCGTG GATTCTTTTTGTTCTTCCAAAGAGTTAGAAAAGGATGATGCTATCCTAGAAACGACCCCATTGCCTGTTGTTGCAG TAAGCAAGTTCCATTCGGGCTCAAATGAAAGCGAGTCTCAAATAATTCCATTAGAAGAGCAGAAGTCCAAGAACCCTAGAATTACATCTCCGCTGTGTATGAAAAGGAACAAATCAAAAGACAAG GGCACAGCTTCAATCTTGAGATTCTTTAAGCCCGATCTCTCTTCCACATCAAGCAATCAGGAAGTTGCTGGAAGCATGCAAGTTAACTCGCCATCTGCTg ATGGTCACAGTAGTGAATTAAGATTGTCTGATCATGGGGCACAAGGAGGTGAAATATGGAATTATAAAGTTGACGAAATTGACATTTCAGTCATCGAAGAGTTGCCACCTGAAATTCAGAAAGAACTATGGTCTTGGCTTAGGCCTCACAAAAGATCCAATACAGCAAATCGAGGTTCCACCATTGCTCGTTACTTTCTACCTTACAAAAGTAGTTGA
- the LOC103484255 gene encoding uncharacterized protein At4g19900 isoform X3 translates to MTGIEDALLLKVVGRVSPLRDGWGDWFDKKGDFLRRDRMFKSNWEVLNPLNNPLLQDPDGLGVPSLTRGDRIVQKWWIYEFKRAPFLVNKPVGVTRKVFNTEVENGGMHASIKKSGSLSGQTDINLMDNGKKTVNEIGTSDEHAGNNLSRKKVINFDKDSSSRFSGYRTSISRSTKNEKSGDRSTEKADVGDKPVLTKGAGFKPRAVPHTLTSIYADGKRWGYYPGLHPHLSFSRFMDAFFKKNKCEIRVFMVWNSPPWMFGVRHQRGLESVFLHHQNACVVIFSETIELDFFKDNFVKNGYKVAVAMPNLDELLKDTPTHKFASIWFEWKKTKFYSTHYSELVRLAALYKYGGIYLDSDIVVLKPLSSLHNSVGMEDQLAGSSLNGAVMAFRSHSPFIMECMKEYYSTYDDRSFRWNGAELLTRVAKRFSSEVPAEQFELTVQPSFAFFPIASQNITRYFVAPASATEKAEHECLLKKILEESVTFHFWNSLTYSLIPESESLVSRLLQHTCIKCFDVL, encoded by the exons ATGACTGGGATAGAGGACGCGCTTTTGTTAAAGGTGGTTGGAAGAGTTTCGCCCTTAAGAGATGGGTGGGGAGACTGGTTTGATAAGAAGGGCGATTTCTTGCGGAGGGATAGGATGTTTAAGTCCAACTGGGAAGTCCTCAATCCGCTGAACAATCCCCTTTTGCAAGATCCGGATGGTCTGGGTGTGCCCTCTCTAACGAGAGGTGATCGAATTGTTCAGAAATGGTGGATCTACGAATTTAAAAGAGCTCCGTTTCTTGTTAACAAGCCAGTGGGTGTTACACGGAAGGTCTTTAATACGGAAGTAGAAAATGGAGGTATGCATGCAAGCATCAAGAAGAGCGGGAGCCTAAGTGGTCAGACTGATATAAACTTAATGGACAATGGTAAGAAAACTGTAAACGAGATCGGGACTTCAGATGAACACGCCGGAAATAACCTCTCGAGGAAGAAAGTTATCAATTTTGATAAAGATTCGAGTTCACGTTTCAGTGGCTATAGAACTTCTATATCTAGGAGTACTAAGAACGAGAAGAGTGGGGACAGAAGCACAGAAAAAGCTGATGTAGGGGATAAACCGGTTCTTACTAAGGGTGCAGGATTTAAACCAAGGGCTGTGCCTCATACTTTGACTAGTATATATGCAGACGGCAAGCGCTGGGGTTATTATCCTGGCCTACATCCGCATCTGtcattttctcgttttatggatgcattcttcaagaaaaataaatgcgaAATTAGAGTTTTTATGGTTTGGAACTCACCTCCTTGGATGTTCGGGGTTCGGCATCAACGTGGGCTAGAGAGCGTGTTCTTGCATCATCAAAATGCATGTGTTGTTATTTTCTCGGAGACAATTGAGCTTGATTTCTTCAAAGATAACTTTGTGAAAAATGG TTACAAAGTTGCGGTTGCTATGCCAAATCTTGATGAATTACTGAAGGATACACCAACCCATAAATTTGCTTCCATCTGGTTCGAATGGAAAAAGACGAAATTCTATTCTACTCACTACAGTGAGCTTGTTCGTTTGGCTGCTTTATACAA GTATGGTGGAATCTATCTTGATTCTGACATTGTAGTCTTGAAACCTCTATCCTCGCTTCACAATTCTGTTGGGATGGAGGATCAGCTTGCTGGAAGTTCTTTGAACGGGGCAGTCATGGCATTTAGAAGCCACAG CCCCTTTATAATGGAGTGTATGAAAGAATACTACTCGACTTATGATGATAGAAGCTTTAGATGGAATGGGGCTGAGCTGTTGACAAGAGTTGCAAAGAGGTTTTCCAGCGAAGTGCCTGCAGAACAGTTTGAGTTGACTGTGCAGCCATCCTTTGCATTTTTTCCCATCGCTTCACAAAATATCACTAG ATACTTTGTAGCACCAGCGAGTGCAACGGAAAAAGCTGAACATGAGTGCTTACTGAAGAAAATCTTGGAAGAGTCGGTGACATTTCATTTCTGGAACAGCCTGACATATTCACTCATTCCCGAGTCCGAGAGCCTTGTGAGCAGACTCCTCCAACATACTTGTATCAAATGTTTCGATGTATTGTGA
- the LOC103484254 gene encoding uncharacterized protein LOC103484254 → MSYVSVSRGVIFITKLCLYRKRRLKGLKEELGVMSATLLSYCNPSLACNYARMDLKRMALGHLRSIGRRNNGHRKLTVFAVTEGSAKSSESEETIPSWAKLDSEEPPPWAKEERKETGTQQGFQVPFYVYLLASSITAIAAIGSVFEYVNQKPVFGIINSDSILYAPLLGFFAFTGIPTAAFLWFKSVEVANKEAEDQDRRDGYL, encoded by the exons ATGTCATACGTAAGTGTTTCACGTGGAGTGATTTTCATTACCAAATTATGTCTTTACAGAAAAAGAAGACTGAAGGGGTTGAAAGAAGAATTGGGAGTGATGTCTGCAACGCTGTTGTCTTATTGCAATCCAAGTCTAGCTTGTAATTACGCGAGGATGGATTTGAAACGCATGGCTCTCGGACATTTACGGTCTATTGGAAGGAGAAACAATGGCCATCGCAAGCTTACGGTCTTTGCCGTTACTGAAGGGTCTGCAAAATCAAGCGAGTCTGAAGAAACAATTCCTTCTTGGGCGAAATTAGATTCAGAGGAGCCTCCACCTTGGGCAAAGGAAGAACGCAAGGAAACTGGAACCCAGCAGGGATTTCAGGTCCCTTTCTATGTTTACTTGCTTGCCTCATCTATCACTGCAATTGCTGCT ATAGGTTCCGTATTTGAGTACGTGAACCAGAAGCCTGTCTTTGGAATTATAAATTCAGACAGCATATTGTACGCTCCATTGCTTGGATTTTTCGCTTTTACTGGCATTCCCACTGCT GCATTCCTTTGGTTCAAATCTGTTGAAGTTGCTAATAAAGAAGCTGAGGATCAGGACAGAAGGGATGGTTACTTGTAG
- the LOC103484255 gene encoding uncharacterized protein At4g19900 isoform X2: MLRNLHTRRRGSYGACFCAFAAALLLLFSVSLLYTRLSRSQSHTYSHHMYPKSLGNILVSDSDDDSDIVLGTTTTDEDKIDELDFVDEDLQSRASGDEDLGEDEDQSDQVRVSGFYFDHVSGAIRKVFDNKRSIEDWSDDTSGFPIGLGEVDRSKSAFGSDDVPVDEEVRRKASEMTGIEDALLLKVVGRVSPLRDGWGDWFDKKGDFLRRDRMFKSNWEVLNPLNNPLLQDPDGLGVPSLTRGDRIVQKWWIYEFKRAPFLVNKPVGVTRKVFNTEVENGGMHASIKKSGSLSGQTDINLMDNGKKTVNEIGTSDEHAGNNLSRKKVINFDKDSSSRFSGYRTSISRSTKNEKSGDRSTEKADVGDKPVLTKGAGFKPRAVPHTLTSIYADGKRWGYYPGLHPHLSFSRFMDAFFKKNKCEIRVFMVWNSPPWMFGVRHQRGLESVFLHHQNACVVIFSETIELDFFKDNFVKNGYKVAVAMPNLDELLKDTPTHKFASIWFEWKKTKFYSTHYSELVRLAALYK, from the exons ATGCTGCGGAACCTTCATACACGGCGTCGCGGTTCCTATGGCGCCTGCTTTTGCGCCTTCGCCGCCGCTTTGCTGCTTCTATTTTCAGTCTCCCTTCTGTACACTCGCCTCTCTCGCTCTCAGTCACACACTTACTCTCATCACATGTATCCTAAATCTCTAGGCAACATTCTCGTTTCTGATTCAGATGATGATAGCGACATTGTTTTGGGCACTACTACCACCGACGAGGACAAGATCGATGAGCTCGATTTTGTGGATGAGGACCTCCAATCTAGGGCTTCTGGCGATGAGGATTTGGGAGAGGATGAAGATCAATCTGATCAGGTCAGGGTTTCTGGATTTTATTTTGACCATGTTAGTGGGGCTATTAGGAAGGTTTTTGATAACAAACGTTCCATCGAAGATTGGTCTGATGACACTTCTGGTTTTCCTATCGGCTTAGGTGAAGTGGATCGCAGTAAATCTGCGTTTGGCTCTGATGATGTACCGGTTGATGAAGAGGTGAGGAGGAAAGCAAGTGAAATGACTGGGATAGAGGACGCGCTTTTGTTAAAGGTGGTTGGAAGAGTTTCGCCCTTAAGAGATGGGTGGGGAGACTGGTTTGATAAGAAGGGCGATTTCTTGCGGAGGGATAGGATGTTTAAGTCCAACTGGGAAGTCCTCAATCCGCTGAACAATCCCCTTTTGCAAGATCCGGATGGTCTGGGTGTGCCCTCTCTAACGAGAGGTGATCGAATTGTTCAGAAATGGTGGATCTACGAATTTAAAAGAGCTCCGTTTCTTGTTAACAAGCCAGTGGGTGTTACACGGAAGGTCTTTAATACGGAAGTAGAAAATGGAGGTATGCATGCAAGCATCAAGAAGAGCGGGAGCCTAAGTGGTCAGACTGATATAAACTTAATGGACAATGGTAAGAAAACTGTAAACGAGATCGGGACTTCAGATGAACACGCCGGAAATAACCTCTCGAGGAAGAAAGTTATCAATTTTGATAAAGATTCGAGTTCACGTTTCAGTGGCTATAGAACTTCTATATCTAGGAGTACTAAGAACGAGAAGAGTGGGGACAGAAGCACAGAAAAAGCTGATGTAGGGGATAAACCGGTTCTTACTAAGGGTGCAGGATTTAAACCAAGGGCTGTGCCTCATACTTTGACTAGTATATATGCAGACGGCAAGCGCTGGGGTTATTATCCTGGCCTACATCCGCATCTGtcattttctcgttttatggatgcattcttcaagaaaaataaatgcgaAATTAGAGTTTTTATGGTTTGGAACTCACCTCCTTGGATGTTCGGGGTTCGGCATCAACGTGGGCTAGAGAGCGTGTTCTTGCATCATCAAAATGCATGTGTTGTTATTTTCTCGGAGACAATTGAGCTTGATTTCTTCAAAGATAACTTTGTGAAAAATGG TTACAAAGTTGCGGTTGCTATGCCAAATCTTGATGAATTACTGAAGGATACACCAACCCATAAATTTGCTTCCATCTGGTTCGAATGGAAAAAGACGAAATTCTATTCTACTCACTACAGTGAGCTTGTTCGTTTGGCTGCTTTATACAAGTAA